Proteins encoded within one genomic window of Anser cygnoides isolate HZ-2024a breed goose chromosome 35, Taihu_goose_T2T_genome, whole genome shotgun sequence:
- the IL4I1 gene encoding L-amino-acid oxidase isoform X2 encodes MAGAVLFQILLLVGLVSAKRFSSFPEYCLHDEDYEELLYIVKHGLGRATKPANVVIVGAGISGLTAAKLLHDAGHKVTILEISNRIGGRIRTYREEGQDWYVELGAMRLPGKHRLVREFIRQFNLKLNPFLLTDNNTWYFVNGVRVRAGEVDRNPNILNYTLHPSERGKSASQLYREALHKAFKNFQTMDCKEYLTKYDSFSTKEYLIKVGNLSRGAVQMIGDLLNEDSGFYLSFLASLWDFDIFSDEKSFDEITGGFDQLPKAFHEALPDVVKFNCTVEKIMTEGGKVQVFYRAPDTLVPSIANADYVLVTSSAKATRHIQFFPPLSSPKTHALRSIHYASASKIVLACTEKFWEKDGIRGGHSITDRPSRFIYYPSHNFSSGVGVIIASYTWNDDSTFFLPLTDEKCLDVVLQDLADIHQVRKEYLQRTCSQYVIKKWQLDKHSMGAFAAFTPYQFTDFSRALFEHEGRVHFAGEHAAQPHAWIDTSMKAAVRAASNIHDDNEVRTLSENEELLEDFLEKDEL; translated from the exons ATGGCTGGGGCAG TCCTCTTCCAAATCCTCCTGCTCGTGGGGCTCGTAAGTGCCAAGAGATTTTCGTCTTTCCCTGAATATTGTCTTCACGACGAAGACTACGAGGAGCTACTGTATATAGTCAAGCATGGGCTAGGACGTGCAACTAAGCCAGCAAATGTGGTCATTGTCGGTGCAGGAATAAGCGGACTTACGGCAGCGAAGCTGCTCCATGATGCCGGCCACAAG GTTACCATTTTGGAAATCAGCAATCGGATCGGGGGACGGATCAGGACCTACCGAGAGGAGGGACAGGACTGGTACGTGGAGCTGGGAGCCATGCGCCTGCCAGGCAAGCACAG gctGGTCCGTGAATTTATTAGGCAGTTCAACCTGAAGCTAAACCCATTCCTCCTCACAGACAACAACACCTGGTACTTTGTGAATGGCGTCCGGGTGAGAGCCGGGGAAGTGGATAGAAACCCCAACATCCTAAACTACACACTGCATCCCTCAGAGAGGGGCAAAAGTGCCAGCCAGCTTTATAGGGAGGCACTACATAAG GCTTTCAAAAATTTCCAGACTATGGACTGCAAGGAATATCTGACAAAATATGACTCCTTCTCCACCAAG GAATATTTGATCAAAGTAGGAAATCTGAGCCGAGGAGCTGTTCAGATGATCGGTGACTTGTTGAATGAGGACTCCGGATTTTATCTGTCTTTCCTTGCCTCGCTGTGGGATTTTGATATCTTCTCTGATGAGAAAAG cttTGACGAAATCACAGGGGGTTTTGACCAACTGCCTAAAGCCTTCCATGAAGCCCTGCCAGATGTCGTCAAATTCAACTGCACGGTGGAGAAAATCATGACGGAGGGAGGCAAAGTCCAGGTGTTTTACCGTGCTCCGGACACCCTGGTCCCGAGTATAGCAAATGCAGATTACGTCCTCGTCACTTCGTCTGCCAAAGCCACCAGGCATATCCAATTCTTCCCAcctctctcttctcccaagaCCCATGCCCTTCGCTCCATCCACTATGCAAGTGCCTCCAAAATAGTGTTGGCTTGCACTGAGAAGTTCTGGGAGAAGGATGGCATTCGAGGAGGGCACTCCATCACTGACCGCCCTTCCAGGTTTATCTACTACCCCAGCCACAACTTCTCCAGTGGGGTAGGGGTGATCATAGCCTCCTACACCTGGAACGATGACTCCACGTTCTTCCTGCCCCTCACGGATGAAAAgtgcctggacgtggtgctccAGGACCTGGCGGACATCCACCAGGTGAGAAAGGAGTACCTGCAGCGCACCTGCAGCCAGTACGTGATAAAGAAGTGGCAGCTGGACAAGCACTCAATGGGGGCATTTGCGGCCTTCACCCCTTACCAGTTCACCGACTTCTCGCGGGCTCTCTTTGAGCATGAGGGCAGGGTGCATTTCGCGGGAGAGCACGCTGCCCAGCCTCACGCCTGGATCGATACCTCCATGAAAGCCGCCGTGAGGGCCGCAAGCAACATCCATGACGACAACGAGGTCCGGACGCTCAGCGAAAacgaggagctgctggaggattTCTTGGAGAAGGATGAGCTGTGA
- the IL4I1 gene encoding L-amino-acid oxidase isoform X1, with amino-acid sequence MLIAERLCCIIFLSSFLPSLVLFQILLLVGLVSAKRFSSFPEYCLHDEDYEELLYIVKHGLGRATKPANVVIVGAGISGLTAAKLLHDAGHKVTILEISNRIGGRIRTYREEGQDWYVELGAMRLPGKHRLVREFIRQFNLKLNPFLLTDNNTWYFVNGVRVRAGEVDRNPNILNYTLHPSERGKSASQLYREALHKAFKNFQTMDCKEYLTKYDSFSTKEYLIKVGNLSRGAVQMIGDLLNEDSGFYLSFLASLWDFDIFSDEKSFDEITGGFDQLPKAFHEALPDVVKFNCTVEKIMTEGGKVQVFYRAPDTLVPSIANADYVLVTSSAKATRHIQFFPPLSSPKTHALRSIHYASASKIVLACTEKFWEKDGIRGGHSITDRPSRFIYYPSHNFSSGVGVIIASYTWNDDSTFFLPLTDEKCLDVVLQDLADIHQVRKEYLQRTCSQYVIKKWQLDKHSMGAFAAFTPYQFTDFSRALFEHEGRVHFAGEHAAQPHAWIDTSMKAAVRAASNIHDDNEVRTLSENEELLEDFLEKDEL; translated from the exons ATGCTGATTGCCGAGCGTCTTTGTtgcattattttcctctcttcttttcttccttccctagTCCTCTTCCAAATCCTCCTGCTCGTGGGGCTCGTAAGTGCCAAGAGATTTTCGTCTTTCCCTGAATATTGTCTTCACGACGAAGACTACGAGGAGCTACTGTATATAGTCAAGCATGGGCTAGGACGTGCAACTAAGCCAGCAAATGTGGTCATTGTCGGTGCAGGAATAAGCGGACTTACGGCAGCGAAGCTGCTCCATGATGCCGGCCACAAG GTTACCATTTTGGAAATCAGCAATCGGATCGGGGGACGGATCAGGACCTACCGAGAGGAGGGACAGGACTGGTACGTGGAGCTGGGAGCCATGCGCCTGCCAGGCAAGCACAG gctGGTCCGTGAATTTATTAGGCAGTTCAACCTGAAGCTAAACCCATTCCTCCTCACAGACAACAACACCTGGTACTTTGTGAATGGCGTCCGGGTGAGAGCCGGGGAAGTGGATAGAAACCCCAACATCCTAAACTACACACTGCATCCCTCAGAGAGGGGCAAAAGTGCCAGCCAGCTTTATAGGGAGGCACTACATAAG GCTTTCAAAAATTTCCAGACTATGGACTGCAAGGAATATCTGACAAAATATGACTCCTTCTCCACCAAG GAATATTTGATCAAAGTAGGAAATCTGAGCCGAGGAGCTGTTCAGATGATCGGTGACTTGTTGAATGAGGACTCCGGATTTTATCTGTCTTTCCTTGCCTCGCTGTGGGATTTTGATATCTTCTCTGATGAGAAAAG cttTGACGAAATCACAGGGGGTTTTGACCAACTGCCTAAAGCCTTCCATGAAGCCCTGCCAGATGTCGTCAAATTCAACTGCACGGTGGAGAAAATCATGACGGAGGGAGGCAAAGTCCAGGTGTTTTACCGTGCTCCGGACACCCTGGTCCCGAGTATAGCAAATGCAGATTACGTCCTCGTCACTTCGTCTGCCAAAGCCACCAGGCATATCCAATTCTTCCCAcctctctcttctcccaagaCCCATGCCCTTCGCTCCATCCACTATGCAAGTGCCTCCAAAATAGTGTTGGCTTGCACTGAGAAGTTCTGGGAGAAGGATGGCATTCGAGGAGGGCACTCCATCACTGACCGCCCTTCCAGGTTTATCTACTACCCCAGCCACAACTTCTCCAGTGGGGTAGGGGTGATCATAGCCTCCTACACCTGGAACGATGACTCCACGTTCTTCCTGCCCCTCACGGATGAAAAgtgcctggacgtggtgctccAGGACCTGGCGGACATCCACCAGGTGAGAAAGGAGTACCTGCAGCGCACCTGCAGCCAGTACGTGATAAAGAAGTGGCAGCTGGACAAGCACTCAATGGGGGCATTTGCGGCCTTCACCCCTTACCAGTTCACCGACTTCTCGCGGGCTCTCTTTGAGCATGAGGGCAGGGTGCATTTCGCGGGAGAGCACGCTGCCCAGCCTCACGCCTGGATCGATACCTCCATGAAAGCCGCCGTGAGGGCCGCAAGCAACATCCATGACGACAACGAGGTCCGGACGCTCAGCGAAAacgaggagctgctggaggattTCTTGGAGAAGGATGAGCTGTGA
- the LOC136788319 gene encoding uncharacterized protein — protein sequence MVSAGGRKRSQRRRQPRQRRRQKNHARRPPSKPRKPHGKAKRKPTKPQKKVAMKGSFDLISAKALNQMKRDGKLLSPEAKGLMVRFLQDVYKQVSKEADRLRRESRHPIAGPTHVQAALRRVMPKRFRHATTSVAARSGH from the coding sequence ATGGTGTCtgctgggggaagaaagagatCCCAAAGGAGGAGACAACCCCGGCAAAGGAGGAGGCAAAAGAATCACGCTAGAAGGCCTCCATCCAAGCCCAGGAAGCCCCATGGGAAGGCGAAGCGGAAACCCACAAAGCCACAGAAGAAAGTGGCCATGAAAGGCTCCTTCGACCTCATCAGTGCCAAGGCGCTCAACCAGATGAAGCGAGACGGCAAGCTCCTGTCCCCCGAGGCCAAGGGGCTCATGGTGCGCTTCCTGCAGGACGTCTACAAGCAGGTGTCGAAGGAGGCCGACCGGCTGCGGAGGGAGAGCCGCCACCCCATCGCCGGCCCCACGCACGTCCAAGCCGCCCTCCGCCGCGTGATGCCGAAGCGATTCAGGCACGCGACAACCAGCGTGGCCGCACGAAGCGGGCACTAA
- the LOC106049926 gene encoding zinc finger protein CKR1-like isoform X3, which translates to MQITHNVTGALSHPANPGLRCRALICLRPPLKKLWDTPAARTTEAKGDPMAAATKKRGQPPRKRRRRKQETQQTKPPLNQRRSRRWKPVPKGFNSRLKKKSSKRCISRLASRTPPAAGRMSVRAKRLMKSSMGILCKGLVSEADRWRKQRRGSFIGTSELRAAVGKVTGRGGARFPSLVGRHKPLLPWPPRAMEPWVILDQRQKALYRDVMQESYETLMSLAQGLVSEKAAEEGAAEQIPEELEERPSHSPERAKTLGSNRRKTKRPDKAVPHGIAKTPKTTPAPKLDCAKPLCGASSKGSARERPFGCADCGKSFPWASHLERHRRVHTGERPFGCPECGETYSQSSHLLQHRRTHASDRPHKCGECGKRFAGAAELAAHGRGHAADKPHKCGDCGKGFVWASHLARHRRVHTGEKPFGCPECGEAFTQGSHLAKHRRSHTGERPHRCPACGKTFCQSSDLARHRRTHLGKKALRCGDCGKLFRAGPALARHQRCHRQERVHRCSDCGKGFVWASHLERHRRVHTGERPFPCGSCGESFAQKAHLLQHRKTHSPDRPYKCGECGKRFGEAPPFLAHQRGHAAQKSYMCGECGKGFAWASHLERHRRVHTGEKPYECPECGEAFSQSSHLTKHRRSHLPKVDFSPARTWLAEEMSPPAAPHCVGGLAESPGASSGEEQ; encoded by the exons ATGCAAATTACGCATAATGTCACAGGAGCCCTGTCTCACCCAGCCAACCCCGGGCTGCGGTGTCGAGCCCTCATTTGCCTACGCCCACCCCTAAAAAAGCTCTGGGACACCCCTGCAGCGAGGACCACCGAGGCCAAAGGCGACCCCATGGCGGCGGCCACCAAGAAACGAGGGCAGCCTccaagaaagaggaggaggaggaagcaggaaaCCCAGCAGACAAAGCCTCCCCTTAACCAGAGAAGGTCGAGGCGCTGGAAACCAGTTCCCAAGGGATTCAATTCCCGGTTGAAGAAGAAATCCAGCAAGAGGTGCATCTCCAGGCTGGCCAGCCGCACGCCACCGGCAGCCGGGCGCATGTCGGTCAGGGCGAAGAGGTTGATGAAATCCTCCATGGGCATCCTCTGCAAGGGGCTGGTGAGCGAGGCAGACCGCTGGAGGAAGCAGCGCCGCGGGTCCTTCATCGGCACCTCGGAGCTGCGGGCTGCCGTGGGCAAAGTCACGGGACGAGGTGGCGCGAGGTTTCCTTCCCTC GTCGGGAGGCACAAACCTTTGCTCCCGTGGCCCCCGCGCGCCATGGAGCCCTGGGTGATACTGGACCAGCGGCAGAAGGCGCTGTACCGGGACGTGATGCAGGAGAGCTACGAAACGCTGATGTCCCTTG cacaggggctggTGAGCGAAAAAGCAGCGGAGGAAGGCGCCGCGGAGCAGATCCCCGAGGAGCTCGAAGAGCGCCCGTCCCACAGCCCGGAGAGGGCCAAAACCCTGGGCTCCAACAGGAGGAAAACCAAACGGCCCGACAAAGCCGTGCCTCACGGCATCGCGAAGACGCCCAAAACCACCCCGGCCCCGAAATTAGACTGCGCGAAGCCTCTCTGCGGGGCGAGCAGCAAGGGCTCGGCGCGGGAGCGGCCGTTCGGCTGCGCCGACTGCGGCAAGAGCTTCCCGTGGGCTTCGCACCTGGAGCGGCACCGGCGGGTGCACACGGGCGAGCGCCCCTTCGGCTGTCCGGAGTGCGGCGAGACCTACAGCCAAAgctcccacctcctccagcaccgCCGCACCCACGCCAGCGACCGGCCCCACAAATGCGGCGAGTGCGGCAAGCGTTTCGCCGGGGCGGCCGAGCTGGCGGCGCACGGCCGGGGCCACGCGGCCGACAAGCCCCACAAATGCGGCGACTGCGGCAAAGGCTTCGTCTGGGCCTCCCACCTGGCCCGCCACCGGCGCGTCCACACCGGCGAGAAACCCTTCGGCTGCCCCGAGTGCGGCGAAGCTTTCACCCAAGGCTCGCACCTCGCCAAGCACCGCCGCAGCCACACGGGCGAGCGGCCCCACCGGTGCCCGGCGTGCGGCAAGACTTTTTGCCAAAGCTCCGACCTGGCTCGCCACCGCCGCACCCACCTGGGCAAGAAAGCTTTGCGCTGCGGGGACTGCGGCAAGCTTTTCCGAGCGGGGCCGGCGCTGGCCAGGCACCAACGGTGCCACCGGCAAGAGCGCGTCCACCGCTGCAGCGACTGCGGGAAGGGTTTCGTTTGGGCGTCCCACCTGGAGCGGCACCGGCGCGTCCACACGGGCGAGCGCCCCTTCCCCTGCGGCAGCTGCGGCGAGAGCTTCGCCCAGAAAGcccacctcctccagcaccgCAAAACCCACTCCCCCGACCGGCCCTATAAGTGCGGCGAGTGCGGGAAGCGTTTCGGGGAGGCCCCCCCTTTCCTCGCCCACCAGCGGGGCCACGCAGCCCAAAAGAGCTACATGTGCGGCGAGTGCGGCAAGGGCTTCGCCTGGGCGTCCCACCTGGAGCGCCACCGCCGCGTCCACACCGGGGAGAAACCCTACGAGTGCCCCGAGTGCGGCGAAGCCTTCAGCCAGAGCTCCCACCTCACCAAGCACCGCCGCAGCCACCTCCCCAAGGTGGATTTCTCACCGGCAAGGACCTGGCTGGCGGAGGAAATGTCCCCCCCCGCTGCGCCCCACTGCGTCGGGGGGTTGGCAGAGTCGCCCGGAGCCAGCAGCGGCGAGGAGCAATGA
- the LOC106049926 gene encoding zinc finger protein CKR1-like isoform X2, whose protein sequence is MEPWVILDQRQKALYRDVMQESYETLMSLAQGLVSEKAAEEGAAEQIPEELEERPSHSPERAKTLGSNRRKTKRPDKAVPHGIAKTPKTTPAPKLDCAKPLCGASSKGSARERPFGCADCGKSFPWASHLERHRRVHTGERPFGCPECGETYSQSSHLLQHRRTHASDRPHKCGECGKRFAGAAELAAHGRGHAADKPHKCGDCGKGFVWASHLARHRRVHTGEKPFGCPECGEAFTQGSHLAKHRRSHTGERPHRCPACGKTFCQSSDLARHRRTHLGKKALRCGDCGKLFRAGPALARHQRCHRQERVHRCSDCGKGFVWASHLERHRRVHTGERPFPCGSCGESFAQKAHLLQHRKTHSPDRPYKCGECGKRFGEAPPFLAHQRGHAAQKSYMCGECGKGFAWASHLERHRRVHTGEKPYECPECGEAFSQSSHLTKHRRSHLPKVDFSPARTWLAEEMSPPAAPHCVGGLAESPGASSGEEQ, encoded by the exons ATGGAGCCCTGGGTGATACTGGACCAGCGGCAGAAGGCGCTGTACCGGGACGTGATGCAGGAGAGCTACGAAACGCTGATGTCCCTTG cacaggggctggTGAGCGAAAAAGCAGCGGAGGAAGGCGCCGCGGAGCAGATCCCCGAGGAGCTCGAAGAGCGCCCGTCCCACAGCCCGGAGAGGGCCAAAACCCTGGGCTCCAACAGGAGGAAAACCAAACGGCCCGACAAAGCCGTGCCTCACGGCATCGCGAAGACGCCCAAAACCACCCCGGCCCCGAAATTAGACTGCGCGAAGCCTCTCTGCGGGGCGAGCAGCAAGGGCTCGGCGCGGGAGCGGCCGTTCGGCTGCGCCGACTGCGGCAAGAGCTTCCCGTGGGCTTCGCACCTGGAGCGGCACCGGCGGGTGCACACGGGCGAGCGCCCCTTCGGCTGTCCGGAGTGCGGCGAGACCTACAGCCAAAgctcccacctcctccagcaccgCCGCACCCACGCCAGCGACCGGCCCCACAAATGCGGCGAGTGCGGCAAGCGTTTCGCCGGGGCGGCCGAGCTGGCGGCGCACGGCCGGGGCCACGCGGCCGACAAGCCCCACAAATGCGGCGACTGCGGCAAAGGCTTCGTCTGGGCCTCCCACCTGGCCCGCCACCGGCGCGTCCACACCGGCGAGAAACCCTTCGGCTGCCCCGAGTGCGGCGAAGCTTTCACCCAAGGCTCGCACCTCGCCAAGCACCGCCGCAGCCACACGGGCGAGCGGCCCCACCGGTGCCCGGCGTGCGGCAAGACTTTTTGCCAAAGCTCCGACCTGGCTCGCCACCGCCGCACCCACCTGGGCAAGAAAGCTTTGCGCTGCGGGGACTGCGGCAAGCTTTTCCGAGCGGGGCCGGCGCTGGCCAGGCACCAACGGTGCCACCGGCAAGAGCGCGTCCACCGCTGCAGCGACTGCGGGAAGGGTTTCGTTTGGGCGTCCCACCTGGAGCGGCACCGGCGCGTCCACACGGGCGAGCGCCCCTTCCCCTGCGGCAGCTGCGGCGAGAGCTTCGCCCAGAAAGcccacctcctccagcaccgCAAAACCCACTCCCCCGACCGGCCCTATAAGTGCGGCGAGTGCGGGAAGCGTTTCGGGGAGGCCCCCCCTTTCCTCGCCCACCAGCGGGGCCACGCAGCCCAAAAGAGCTACATGTGCGGCGAGTGCGGCAAGGGCTTCGCCTGGGCGTCCCACCTGGAGCGCCACCGCCGCGTCCACACCGGGGAGAAACCCTACGAGTGCCCCGAGTGCGGCGAAGCCTTCAGCCAGAGCTCCCACCTCACCAAGCACCGCCGCAGCCACCTCCCCAAGGTGGATTTCTCACCGGCAAGGACCTGGCTGGCGGAGGAAATGTCCCCCCCCGCTGCGCCCCACTGCGTCGGGGGGTTGGCAGAGTCGCCCGGAGCCAGCAGCGGCGAGGAGCAATGA
- the LOC106049926 gene encoding zinc finger protein CKR1-like isoform X1: MEPWVILDQRQKALYRDVMQESYETLMSLAAQGLVSEKAAEEGAAEQIPEELEERPSHSPERAKTLGSNRRKTKRPDKAVPHGIAKTPKTTPAPKLDCAKPLCGASSKGSARERPFGCADCGKSFPWASHLERHRRVHTGERPFGCPECGETYSQSSHLLQHRRTHASDRPHKCGECGKRFAGAAELAAHGRGHAADKPHKCGDCGKGFVWASHLARHRRVHTGEKPFGCPECGEAFTQGSHLAKHRRSHTGERPHRCPACGKTFCQSSDLARHRRTHLGKKALRCGDCGKLFRAGPALARHQRCHRQERVHRCSDCGKGFVWASHLERHRRVHTGERPFPCGSCGESFAQKAHLLQHRKTHSPDRPYKCGECGKRFGEAPPFLAHQRGHAAQKSYMCGECGKGFAWASHLERHRRVHTGEKPYECPECGEAFSQSSHLTKHRRSHLPKVDFSPARTWLAEEMSPPAAPHCVGGLAESPGASSGEEQ, from the exons ATGGAGCCCTGGGTGATACTGGACCAGCGGCAGAAGGCGCTGTACCGGGACGTGATGCAGGAGAGCTACGAAACGCTGATGTCCCTTG cagcacaggggctggTGAGCGAAAAAGCAGCGGAGGAAGGCGCCGCGGAGCAGATCCCCGAGGAGCTCGAAGAGCGCCCGTCCCACAGCCCGGAGAGGGCCAAAACCCTGGGCTCCAACAGGAGGAAAACCAAACGGCCCGACAAAGCCGTGCCTCACGGCATCGCGAAGACGCCCAAAACCACCCCGGCCCCGAAATTAGACTGCGCGAAGCCTCTCTGCGGGGCGAGCAGCAAGGGCTCGGCGCGGGAGCGGCCGTTCGGCTGCGCCGACTGCGGCAAGAGCTTCCCGTGGGCTTCGCACCTGGAGCGGCACCGGCGGGTGCACACGGGCGAGCGCCCCTTCGGCTGTCCGGAGTGCGGCGAGACCTACAGCCAAAgctcccacctcctccagcaccgCCGCACCCACGCCAGCGACCGGCCCCACAAATGCGGCGAGTGCGGCAAGCGTTTCGCCGGGGCGGCCGAGCTGGCGGCGCACGGCCGGGGCCACGCGGCCGACAAGCCCCACAAATGCGGCGACTGCGGCAAAGGCTTCGTCTGGGCCTCCCACCTGGCCCGCCACCGGCGCGTCCACACCGGCGAGAAACCCTTCGGCTGCCCCGAGTGCGGCGAAGCTTTCACCCAAGGCTCGCACCTCGCCAAGCACCGCCGCAGCCACACGGGCGAGCGGCCCCACCGGTGCCCGGCGTGCGGCAAGACTTTTTGCCAAAGCTCCGACCTGGCTCGCCACCGCCGCACCCACCTGGGCAAGAAAGCTTTGCGCTGCGGGGACTGCGGCAAGCTTTTCCGAGCGGGGCCGGCGCTGGCCAGGCACCAACGGTGCCACCGGCAAGAGCGCGTCCACCGCTGCAGCGACTGCGGGAAGGGTTTCGTTTGGGCGTCCCACCTGGAGCGGCACCGGCGCGTCCACACGGGCGAGCGCCCCTTCCCCTGCGGCAGCTGCGGCGAGAGCTTCGCCCAGAAAGcccacctcctccagcaccgCAAAACCCACTCCCCCGACCGGCCCTATAAGTGCGGCGAGTGCGGGAAGCGTTTCGGGGAGGCCCCCCCTTTCCTCGCCCACCAGCGGGGCCACGCAGCCCAAAAGAGCTACATGTGCGGCGAGTGCGGCAAGGGCTTCGCCTGGGCGTCCCACCTGGAGCGCCACCGCCGCGTCCACACCGGGGAGAAACCCTACGAGTGCCCCGAGTGCGGCGAAGCCTTCAGCCAGAGCTCCCACCTCACCAAGCACCGCCGCAGCCACCTCCCCAAGGTGGATTTCTCACCGGCAAGGACCTGGCTGGCGGAGGAAATGTCCCCCCCCGCTGCGCCCCACTGCGTCGGGGGGTTGGCAGAGTCGCCCGGAGCCAGCAGCGGCGAGGAGCAATGA
- the LOC106049927 gene encoding zinc finger protein 135 — protein sequence MEPYVLLDPRQRALYRDVMQESYETLMALEFPVSKPDLLSRLAHEDEPTALDLHIPKDAPSGEDGARAEQEPTREETAEKEPEAAKPTGEEHPSSPAEAAAKAGRSGEAPPPQRDPQPSNTCGECGKSFSHKSALVKHQKIHSGDRPHECPDCGKGFIQRSDLTIHQRVHTGERPYACPDCGRRFSVSSSLLTHQRTHAPGGEKPNRCPQCGRSFADPGALDRHQKSHLGGKPYECGVCGKAFAWSSHLERHRRIHTGEKPFQCAECGRAFAWSSHLDRHMRTHAAASEEEEDGEEEEEEPPPPPPPQKCADCGKRLNHQTDPQRFKHKGTQTPPAGDEPAGSPPRPYRCEQCGKSFGHSSNLLKHQRVHTGERPYPCPDCKRCFRWGSALAKHRRTHARQQQSGEAAKPCAGESGAGGKPYPCGACGKSFGWVSHLERHRRVHTGEKPFRCGECGRAFAVSSHLERHRRVHTGERPYRCGDCGKSFAVSSTLLAHRRTHAAQPGRPHACPECGKGFSTPASLERHRRLHRGEKPYQCGVCGKGFAWSSHYDRHRLTHTGEKPFSCAHCGKRFGRSSHRNRHQRAHAQGGPEKRHVCPECGKAFGLATALAAHQRLHAAGSGGRSSLSLLPPSWWEGERPAGGTPTPPELWPEETGSIFQQHPVPSSSSSSSSSSTAPRGWAAKALLPPSVAWRPGEGDALQSDATAPQEPWASLPPPSS from the exons ATGGAGCCCTACGTGCTGCTGGACCCGCGACAGCGAGCGCTGTATCGCGACGTGATGCAGGAGAGCTACGAGACGCTGATGGCGCTGG aattccCCGTTTCCAAGCCCGACCTGCTGTCCCGCCTGGCCCACGAGGATGAACCAACAGCCCTGGATCTCCACATACCCAAGGACGCCCCGTCTGGAG AGGACGGAGCACGAGCGGAGCAGGAACCCACCCGAGAAGAAACTGCTGAGAAAGAGCCCGAAGCTGCAAAACCCACGGGTGAGGAGCATCCCTCGAGCCCGGCCGAGGCCGCGGCGAAGGCGGGCAGGAGCGGGGaagcgccgccgccgcagcgGGACCCCCAGCCCAGCAACACGTGCGGCGAGTGCGGCAAGAGCTTCAGCCACAAGTCGGCCCTGGTGAAACACCAAAAAATCCACAGCGGCGACCGCCCGCACGAGTGCCCCGACTGCGGCAAGGGCTTCATCCAGCGCTCCGACCTCACCATCCACCAGCGGGTCCACACGGGCGAGCGGCCCTACGCCTGCCCCGACTGCGGCCGCCGCTTCAGCGTCAGCTCCTCGCTGCTCACCCACCAGCGCACCCACGCTCCCGGCGGGGAAAAACCCAACCGGTGCCCCCAGTGCGGCCGCAGCTTCGCCGACCCGGGGGCTCTCGACCGCCACCAGAAGAGCCACCTGGGTGGGAAGCCCTATGAGTGCGGGGTGTGCGGGAAAGCCTTCGCCTGGAGCTCCCACCTCGAGCGCCACCGGCGCATCCACACGGGCGAGAAGCCCTTCCAGTGCGCCGAGTGCGGGCGAGCCTTCGCTTGGAGCTCCCACCTCGACCGCCACATGCGCACCCACGCCGCCGCctccgaggaggaggaggacggcgaggaggaggaggaagagcccccgccgccgccgcccccccagAAATGCGCCGACTGCGGCAAGCGCCTCAACCACCAGACGGACCCGCAGCGCTTCAAGCACAAGGGCACCCAGACGCCGCCGGCCGGGGACGAGCCCGCCGGCAGCCCGCCGCGGCCCTACCGCTGCGAGCAGTGCGGCAAAAGCTTCGGCCACAGCTCCAACCTCCTCAAGCACCAGCGCGTCCACACCGGCGAGCGGCCCTACCCCTGCCCGGATTGCAAACGCTGCTTCCGTTGGGGCTCGGCCCTGGCCAAGCACCGGCGCACGCACGCCCGGCAGCAGCAAAGCGGCGAGGCTGCCAAACCGTGCGCCGGGGAGAGCGGCGCTGGAGGAAAACCCTACCCCTGCGGGGCTTGCGGCAAGAGTTTCGGCTGGGTCTCGCACCTGGAGCGCCATCGGCGCGTCCACACCGGGGAGAAACCTTTCCGCTGCGGGGAATGCGGGCGAGCCTTCGCCGTCAGCTCCCACCTGGAGCGGCACCGGCGGGTGCACACGGGCGAGCGGCCGTACCGCTGCGGCGACTGCGGCAAGAGCTTCGCCGTCAGCTCCACTTTGCTGGCCCACCGCCGCACCCATGCCGCCCAACCGGGCCGGCCCCACGCCTGCCCCGAGTGCGGGAAGGGGTTCAGCACCCCGGCCAGCTTGGAGAGGCACCGGCGGCTCCACCGCGGCGAGAAACCCTACCAGTGCGGCGTCTGCGGCAAGGGTTTCGCTTGGAGCTCCCACTACGACCGGCACCGGCTCACCCACACCGGCGAGAAGCCCTTCTCCTGCGCCCACTGCGGCAAGCGCTTCGGCCGCAGCTCGCACCGCAACCGGCACCAGCGGGCCCATGCCCAGGGCGGCCCCGAGAAGCGCCACGTCTGCCCCGAGTGCGGCAAAGCCTTCGGCCTCGCCACCGCCCTGGCTGCTCACCAACGACTGCATGCCGCCGGCAGCGGGGGCCGCAGCAGCCTCTCCTTGCTGCCGCCCTCGTGGTGGGAAGGAGAGAGGCCGGCGGGGGGCACGCCAACACCCCCCGAGCTCTGGCCGGAGGAGACCGGCTCCATTTTCCAGCAGCACCCagtgccttcctcctcctcctcctcctcctcctcctccacggcccccaggggctgggctgcCAAAGCTCTCCTGCCCCCCAGCGTGGCGTGgaggcctggggagggggacgcCCTGCAAAGTGATGCCACAGCCCCCCAAGAGCCTTGGGcgtccctgcctccccccagctcctga